From the Borreliella afzelii genome, the window CCTTAGTAATAAAATTTTTAACATAATCTTTTGCTCCTAAAAGATGCGAAGAATAATCTGATGAAAATTGATGTGTACCTAATTTGGAGTCTTTTACCACAAAAAATAAATATTGTGTATTTTTTGGGAAAAAAGCTGCTTGCAGTGAAATAATACCAGCATTTGAAATTGGAGCAGGAGGATACCCTTTATTAATATATGTATTATAAGGAGAATCTATCTCTAAATCTGAAAAATAAATTCTTTTGGGATGACTTCGTCCCAACTCCTCTGTAATAATATATTCAATAGTAGCACAAGATTGTAATGCCATATTAGATTTTATTCTGTTATAAAAAACCGAAGACATTATTGAAGCTTCATTTTTAACTCTATACTCACGCTCAACAATAGATGCTACTATTACTCTATTGTAAAAATCCTTACTTGAATAATCACTAAAGAGAACGCCTATAGATTTAAGCTTATTCAAAAAATTATCTACAAACATACGAACAACATTCTTTATTTCCATACCCTTATAAAATTTATAAGTATCTGGGAATAAAAATCCTTCAAGAGAGTCGTAATTAAACCCAAGCTCATAAATAAACGATTTTTCGTTGATCAAAAAAATAAAATCTTGAACATCATCAATGACAGCAAATTCTTTAAGCTTAAAAGCAATTCTTCTGCTAGTATACCCTTCAGGTATTGTAACATCAATATTTACGTTAGAAGCCCCCTTTAAAAACTCTTTATATATCTCAAATGTAGAAAGATCACTATTGATTAAATATCTTCCCTCTTTAAATTGTTTATCACTACCAAAAATATACGAAATAAAAACAAGAAGCATTTCGGATTTAATTAATTTTTGTTTTTTCAATTCTTTAGCTATTTTTTTAACCCCCCATCCCTTCTCAACATCAAATTCATAAACTAAACCATTTTCCATAGAAGATAGGTTTAAAAAATATATAAAAATTGACAAAACAGATACTAAAAAGAAAAAAAGAATAAATACTTTCCCAATTTTAATAAGCACAAGAATCTCCTAGCTAAACAAAAGTATTTGCTAATTACTCTTTAGTTATCAATTAAAACTTTTAATTGATAACTAACATTATATTTTATAACCAATAAGAACTTTTCTAAATAGACAAAAATATAAGCACCATAATAAACCGATATAACACATTTAAAAGATCACAATCAAAAAATTATAAAAAGGCAATCACTTGTAATTTCAATAAATTGGGGAGGGTGGGATTCGAACCCACGTAGGCAAAGCCAACAGATTTACAGTCTGCCCCGGTTAACCACTTCGGTACCGCCCCTAAAAGCCGACTGTCGGAGTCGAACCGACGACCTGCGGTTTACAAGACCGCTGCTCTGGCCAGCTGAGCTAAGTCGGCAAATAACAAACTAATAGTTAGTTTATAAAAATAAAATTCATTAGTCAATAGAATAATGGCAAATAATTAATACAATCTTCTTATCAATTAT encodes:
- the mltG gene encoding endolytic transglycosylase MltG, producing the protein MLIKIGKVFILFFFLVSVLSIFIYFLNLSSMENGLVYEFDVEKGWGVKKIAKELKKQKLIKSEMLLVFISYIFGSDKQFKEGRYLINSDLSTFEIYKEFLKGASNVNIDVTIPEGYTSRRIAFKLKEFAVIDDVQDFIFLINEKSFIYELGFNYDSLEGFLFPDTYKFYKGMEIKNVVRMFVDNFLNKLKSIGVLFSDYSSKDFYNRVIVASIVEREYRVKNEASIMSSVFYNRIKSNMALQSCATIEYIITEELGRSHPKRIYFSDLEIDSPYNTYINKGYPPAPISNAGIISLQAAFFPKNTQYLFFVVKDSKLGTHQFSSDYSSHLLGAKDYVKNFITKD